The Geothrix sp. genome has a window encoding:
- the rph gene encoding ribonuclease PH, giving the protein MRGNGELRSLAFETGVQLHAAGSCLVKVGRTHVLCAASLEAKVPGWMKGRGTGWLTAEYGMLPAATNTRSDREATKGKQQGRTVEIQRLIGRSLRQAVDLAALGERTLSVDCDVLNADGGTRCAAITGAWVAVALALRSQGLEAALIRQLAAVSVGLVEAGEGRRGLVLDLEYEEDHRAAVDCNLVAARPTMGAGGDLMLVEWQGTGEGRPFSRAEADGLVDLGLAGCATLMEVQRAALA; this is encoded by the coding sequence ATGCGCGGGAATGGCGAGCTTCGAAGCCTGGCCTTTGAGACGGGCGTGCAGCTCCACGCGGCCGGCTCCTGCCTGGTGAAAGTGGGCCGGACCCATGTCCTGTGCGCCGCCAGCCTGGAGGCCAAGGTGCCGGGGTGGATGAAGGGGCGGGGCACCGGCTGGCTCACGGCCGAGTACGGCATGCTTCCCGCAGCCACGAACACGCGGTCAGACCGCGAGGCCACCAAGGGGAAACAGCAGGGGCGCACCGTGGAAATCCAGCGGCTCATCGGCCGCAGCCTGAGGCAGGCAGTGGATCTGGCCGCCCTGGGCGAGCGCACCCTCTCGGTGGACTGCGATGTGCTGAACGCCGATGGCGGCACCCGCTGCGCCGCCATCACCGGCGCCTGGGTGGCCGTGGCGCTGGCGCTGCGGTCCCAGGGGCTGGAGGCGGCCCTGATCCGCCAGTTGGCGGCCGTGAGCGTGGGTCTCGTCGAGGCCGGTGAGGGCCGCCGGGGCCTGGTGCTGGACCTGGAATACGAGGAGGACCATCGGGCTGCCGTGGACTGCAACTTGGTGGCGGCCCGCCCGACGATGGGGGCGGGCGGGGACTTGATGCTGGTGGAATGGCAGGGCACGGGCGAAGGCCGCCCGTTCAGCCGGGCCGAGGCAGATGGCCTCGTGGACCTGGGGCTGGCCGGGTGCGCCACGCTCATGGAGGTTCAGCGGGCGGCCCTCGCATGA
- a CDS encoding RpiB/LacA/LacB family sugar-phosphate isomerase — protein sequence MKLGFASDHAGFDLKERLKTWALSQGHEVVDFGTDGTASVDYPDFAHRAAEGRDRWERLVLVCGSGIGISIAANRHAGIRCALVTSPEHAALARQHNDANAIAFGQRLTDPLKAEYYLKSFLETPFEGGRHQGRVDKIEWKGC from the coding sequence ATGAAACTCGGGTTTGCAAGCGATCATGCGGGGTTCGACCTGAAAGAGCGGCTCAAGACCTGGGCCCTGAGTCAGGGGCATGAAGTGGTGGATTTCGGCACGGATGGAACCGCCTCGGTGGACTACCCGGATTTCGCGCATCGGGCGGCGGAGGGCCGGGACCGGTGGGAGCGCCTGGTGCTGGTCTGCGGATCCGGCATCGGCATCAGCATCGCGGCAAACCGCCATGCTGGCATCCGCTGCGCACTGGTGACCTCCCCTGAGCACGCGGCGCTGGCTCGGCAGCACAATGACGCGAACGCCATCGCTTTCGGCCAGCGGCTGACGGATCCGCTCAAGGCGGAATACTACCTCAAATCGTTCCTGGAAACACCTTTTGAAGGAGGGCGCCACCAGGGGCGGGTGGACAAGATCGAATGGAAGGGCTGCTGA
- a CDS encoding DEAD/DEAH box helicase yields the protein MLNPFIQYRPQDRGFLLCMPEAVGAAEWVRALRTLPGELQGRERLTPAKAQIFLPDATLVEMHAVPLRWQRAYPWLSSLALHPGNAGPTLRYWATALRLLQSLVVRGAILPQLDTKGQPWKARWGVSLTSPSDRAALRQLAEAMPPAALAFPENDTWAFTKTVALGDLDAFDIEDDLAMPPAADAVLTAFLEDGADFIMRFVAGGLRAGDDPRLGLIHRLRGHKRDRLPWDERLMVALSHQLPEFPTIGITERTLGEQLAQWSEGARPQWVRPSLRLEAPPVPAADQTVQDADRLAEEGWILKVGLETEAGTDLGVARLWEPSTEPEVLQARQTLLRGLARAVPFFPALERALSGQRPEDLVLRPTEAWSFLTRGAAQLKEAGFLVHIPGDLADFGGAKRLRAKVRLGARSVEEDEPLAQAGLDGSVSADWSLMLGDDALSVEDFAQMASLKHPLVAWKGKWVALDPETLKQISTVIQASRGAGFESMTKGEALAAALTGTARIPGVSEAIEVEVAGDFGAALNDLKVLPDKPITQPATFHGQLRPYQLRGLAWLEGLSRLGLGGILADDMGLGKTIQVLALLLHRQEQSPQHGPATLLVCPTSLLGNWERELAKFAPSVPVFVHHGNNRNRLPATFKPHTLVLTTYGVVRREEETFASRAWGMVVVDEAQAIKNAGSAQAKAIRKLRGSFRLALTGTPIENRLTELWAIMSAGLPGYLGSESQFKEHFATPIEKYRDPDAAAELRQRIGPFILRRLKSDKTIIQDLPEKQEMKVFTTLSREQAELYQYRVEKMDEELDAVSGIERRGRILALLTHLKQICNHPSQFLKAQGPYRGRSGKLDRLTEMLEEVVEAGERAIVFTQFKEMGDRLQIHLHDALGFEPPFLHGGTTREGRDELVRSFQEDPDSSPVLLLSLKAGGVGLNLTAATHVFHFDRWWNPAVEDQATDRTYRIGQTKNVQVHKLVTIGTLEEKIDALLESKRDLADRVVGTGEGWLTELDDDALRRLVALDPDAELLDPDEGNGEEPEAKSEPKPVRRKVKEVAP from the coding sequence ATGTTGAACCCCTTCATCCAGTACCGCCCCCAAGATCGGGGCTTCCTGCTCTGCATGCCCGAGGCCGTCGGGGCCGCGGAGTGGGTGCGTGCCCTCCGCACCCTGCCGGGCGAGCTCCAGGGCCGCGAACGCCTCACCCCGGCCAAGGCCCAGATCTTCCTGCCGGACGCCACCCTGGTGGAGATGCACGCCGTGCCCCTGCGGTGGCAGCGGGCCTATCCCTGGCTGTCGTCCCTCGCCCTCCACCCGGGCAATGCCGGTCCCACCCTGCGCTACTGGGCCACGGCCCTGCGCCTGCTCCAGTCGCTGGTGGTCCGCGGGGCCATCCTGCCCCAGCTGGACACCAAGGGCCAGCCCTGGAAGGCCCGCTGGGGCGTGAGCCTCACCAGCCCCTCCGACCGGGCCGCCCTGCGCCAGCTCGCCGAGGCCATGCCCCCGGCGGCCCTGGCCTTCCCCGAGAACGACACCTGGGCCTTCACCAAGACCGTGGCCCTGGGCGACCTGGATGCCTTCGACATCGAGGACGACCTGGCCATGCCCCCCGCCGCCGACGCCGTGCTGACGGCCTTCCTGGAGGACGGCGCGGACTTCATCATGCGCTTCGTGGCCGGGGGCCTGCGGGCCGGGGACGATCCCCGCCTGGGCCTCATCCACCGGCTCCGCGGCCACAAGCGCGACCGGCTGCCCTGGGACGAGCGCCTGATGGTGGCCCTGTCCCACCAGCTGCCCGAATTCCCGACCATCGGCATCACCGAGCGCACCCTGGGCGAGCAGCTGGCCCAGTGGAGCGAGGGCGCGCGGCCCCAGTGGGTGCGCCCCAGCCTGCGGCTGGAGGCCCCGCCCGTGCCCGCGGCCGATCAGACCGTGCAGGATGCGGACCGGCTGGCGGAAGAGGGCTGGATCCTGAAGGTGGGCCTGGAGACGGAAGCCGGCACCGACCTGGGCGTGGCCCGGCTCTGGGAGCCGTCCACCGAGCCCGAGGTGCTTCAGGCCCGCCAGACCCTGCTGCGCGGCCTGGCCCGCGCCGTCCCCTTCTTCCCCGCCCTGGAGCGCGCCCTCTCCGGCCAGCGCCCCGAAGATCTGGTCCTCCGGCCCACGGAGGCCTGGAGCTTCCTCACCCGCGGTGCCGCCCAGCTGAAGGAAGCCGGTTTCCTCGTCCACATCCCCGGGGACCTGGCGGATTTCGGCGGGGCCAAGCGCCTGCGCGCGAAGGTCCGCCTGGGGGCCCGCAGCGTGGAGGAGGACGAGCCCCTGGCCCAGGCCGGGCTCGACGGCAGCGTCAGCGCCGACTGGTCGCTCATGCTGGGCGACGACGCGCTGAGCGTGGAGGACTTCGCCCAGATGGCGAGCCTCAAGCACCCGCTGGTGGCCTGGAAGGGCAAGTGGGTGGCCCTCGATCCCGAGACCCTCAAGCAGATCTCGACGGTCATCCAGGCCAGCCGGGGTGCGGGCTTCGAGAGCATGACCAAGGGCGAGGCCCTGGCCGCGGCCCTCACGGGCACGGCCCGCATCCCCGGCGTCAGCGAGGCCATCGAGGTCGAAGTCGCCGGCGATTTCGGCGCGGCCCTCAACGACCTGAAGGTCCTCCCCGACAAGCCCATCACCCAGCCCGCCACCTTCCATGGCCAGCTGCGCCCCTACCAGCTGCGGGGCCTTGCCTGGCTGGAGGGCCTCTCCCGCCTGGGCCTGGGCGGCATCCTCGCCGACGACATGGGCCTCGGCAAGACCATCCAGGTGCTGGCCCTGTTGCTGCACCGGCAGGAGCAAAGCCCTCAGCACGGCCCCGCCACCCTGCTGGTCTGCCCCACCTCCCTGCTGGGCAACTGGGAGCGCGAGCTGGCCAAGTTCGCCCCCAGCGTCCCGGTCTTCGTCCACCACGGCAACAACCGGAACCGCCTGCCCGCCACCTTCAAGCCCCACACCCTGGTGCTCACCACCTACGGCGTCGTCCGCCGCGAGGAGGAGACCTTCGCCTCTCGGGCCTGGGGGATGGTGGTGGTCGATGAGGCCCAGGCCATCAAGAACGCCGGATCGGCCCAGGCCAAGGCGATCCGCAAGCTGCGGGGGAGCTTCCGGCTGGCCCTGACGGGCACGCCCATCGAGAACCGCCTCACGGAGCTGTGGGCGATCATGAGCGCCGGCCTGCCCGGCTACCTCGGCAGCGAATCCCAGTTCAAGGAGCACTTCGCCACGCCCATCGAGAAGTACCGCGATCCGGACGCCGCCGCCGAGCTGCGCCAGCGCATCGGCCCCTTCATCCTCCGCCGCCTCAAGAGCGACAAGACCATCATCCAGGACCTGCCCGAGAAGCAGGAGATGAAGGTCTTCACCACGCTGAGTCGCGAACAGGCCGAGCTCTACCAGTACCGCGTCGAGAAGATGGACGAGGAGCTGGACGCCGTCAGCGGCATCGAGCGTCGGGGCCGCATCCTGGCCCTGCTGACCCACCTCAAGCAGATCTGCAACCACCCCAGCCAGTTCCTCAAGGCGCAAGGGCCCTACCGGGGCCGGAGCGGCAAGCTGGACCGCCTCACGGAAATGCTCGAGGAAGTGGTCGAGGCCGGCGAGCGGGCCATCGTCTTCACGCAGTTCAAGGAGATGGGCGACCGGCTCCAGATCCACCTCCACGACGCTCTTGGTTTCGAGCCCCCGTTCCTCCACGGCGGCACCACGCGCGAAGGCCGCGACGAGCTGGTCCGCAGCTTCCAGGAGGACCCGGATTCCTCCCCGGTGCTGCTGCTCAGCCTCAAGGCCGGCGGCGTGGGCCTGAACCTCACGGCGGCCACCCATGTCTTCCACTTTGACCGCTGGTGGAACCCCGCCGTGGAGGACCAGGCCACGGACCGCACCTACCGCATCGGGCAGACGAAGAATGTGCAGGTGCACAAGCTCGTCACCATCGGCACGCTGGAAGAGAAGATCGACGCCCTGCTGGAATCCAAGCGGGACCTGGCGGACCGCGTGGTGGGCACCGGCGAAGGTTGGCTCACGGAACTGGACGACGACGCCCTGCGCCGCCTGGTCGCCCTGGATCCCGATGCCGAGCTGCTGGATCCCGATGAAGGCAACGGCGAAGAGCCCGAGGCCAAGTCCGAGCCCAAGCCCGTTCGGCGCAAGGTCAAGGAGGTGGCGCCATGA
- a CDS encoding SWIM zinc finger family protein: MISHADRFGATWWGRLWIQGLEKLGDDYENRLPRGKKYAEDGHVSHFGVQPGEIQARVHGRKTYNVTLGLPALTPTQWEKALDRIAQESRFVASLLAGEMPQGLDETFREAGASLYPRVPKELQTHCDCPDWANPCKHVAAVCYVMAEALDRDPWLLFDLRGKTRDEVMQALQSALDAAAVAAPKKRGRPPKKRQTVADLLGREQAQPEPWRRLPDEAYDALPMPLPEVGIPRVIPPDPSVFTQLGPLPHARIETSLCLAALMHRTAQWVLQQIEEGPRRLDDGEGEDEPEQPASPFDAPIPSVTRPNRNWRHKKRRWGKKNGQG, encoded by the coding sequence ATGATCAGCCACGCCGACCGCTTCGGCGCCACCTGGTGGGGCCGCCTCTGGATCCAGGGCCTCGAGAAGCTGGGGGACGACTACGAGAACCGGCTGCCTCGCGGCAAGAAGTACGCGGAGGACGGCCATGTGTCGCACTTCGGCGTGCAGCCCGGCGAGATCCAGGCCCGCGTCCACGGCCGCAAGACCTACAATGTGACCCTCGGCCTGCCCGCCCTGACCCCCACCCAGTGGGAGAAGGCCCTGGACCGCATCGCCCAGGAGAGCCGCTTCGTGGCCTCCCTGCTGGCGGGCGAGATGCCCCAGGGCCTGGACGAGACCTTCCGCGAGGCGGGCGCCAGCCTCTACCCGCGCGTGCCCAAGGAACTGCAGACCCACTGCGACTGCCCGGACTGGGCCAATCCCTGCAAGCATGTGGCGGCGGTCTGCTATGTGATGGCGGAAGCCCTGGACCGCGACCCCTGGCTGCTCTTCGATCTGCGGGGCAAGACCCGCGACGAGGTGATGCAGGCCCTCCAGTCGGCCCTGGATGCCGCCGCCGTGGCCGCCCCGAAGAAGCGGGGCCGTCCGCCCAAAAAACGGCAGACCGTGGCGGATCTCCTCGGCCGCGAGCAGGCCCAGCCCGAACCCTGGCGCCGCCTGCCCGACGAGGCCTACGACGCGCTGCCCATGCCCCTGCCTGAAGTCGGCATCCCGCGGGTGATCCCGCCGGATCCCTCCGTGTTCACCCAACTCGGACCCCTGCCCCACGCCCGCATCGAGACGAGCCTCTGCCTCGCGGCCCTCATGCACCGCACGGCCCAGTGGGTGCTGCAGCAGATCGAGGAGGGCCCCCGCCGGCTGGATGACGGCGAGGGCGAGGACGAACCCGAGCAGCCCGCCTCCCCCTTCGACGCCCCCATCCCCTCTGTCACCCGCCCCAACCGCAACTGGCGCCACAAAAAGCGGCGCTGGGGCAAAAAGAACGGTCAGGGCTAG
- a CDS encoding Rid family detoxifying hydrolase produces the protein MRTISTPNAPSAIGPYSQAQISGGHLFTSGQIPLVPETMEMVTGSIEPQAEQVMKNLAAVLAAANTGWDRVVKTTVFLTDMADFAAFNAVYEKALGGAKPARSTVQVAALPRGAKVEIELIAEV, from the coding sequence ATGCGCACCATCAGCACCCCGAACGCCCCCTCCGCCATCGGCCCTTACAGCCAGGCCCAGATTTCCGGCGGCCACCTCTTCACCTCGGGCCAGATCCCCCTCGTGCCCGAGACCATGGAGATGGTCACCGGCTCCATCGAGCCCCAGGCCGAGCAGGTGATGAAGAACCTCGCTGCCGTCCTCGCCGCCGCCAACACCGGCTGGGACCGCGTGGTGAAGACCACCGTGTTCCTCACGGACATGGCTGACTTCGCCGCCTTCAACGCCGTCTACGAGAAGGCGCTCGGCGGCGCCAAGCCCGCCCGCAGCACCGTGCAGGTGGCGGCGCTCCCCCGCGGCGCCAAGGTCGAGATCGAGCTCATCGCCGAAGTCTAG
- a CDS encoding hemerythrin domain-containing protein, which translates to MNLDRYHEQHADIRQQVKDLQQRIEPEALAADPGAARQSLVTLGARLNIHLAFEDTALYPTVLKHPDPRVQQRTRQYMEEMGGIKAALKDHLQRWLSTGRVQAEAPAFRKETLAILQALRTRLEAEDRDFYPMLETLAV; encoded by the coding sequence ATGAACCTCGACCGCTACCATGAGCAGCATGCGGACATCCGCCAGCAGGTGAAGGACCTGCAGCAGCGGATCGAGCCCGAGGCCCTGGCCGCCGACCCCGGTGCCGCGCGGCAGAGCCTGGTGACCCTCGGAGCCCGGCTGAACATCCATCTCGCCTTCGAGGACACGGCCCTCTATCCGACGGTGCTCAAGCACCCCGACCCCCGGGTCCAGCAGCGGACCCGCCAGTACATGGAAGAGATGGGCGGCATCAAGGCGGCCCTGAAGGACCACCTGCAGCGGTGGCTGTCGACGGGGCGCGTCCAGGCGGAGGCGCCGGCCTTCCGGAAGGAAACGCTCGCGATCCTGCAGGCTCTCCGGACCCGGCTGGAAGCCGAGGACCGCGACTTCTACCCGATGCTGGAGACGCTGGCGGTCTAG
- a CDS encoding Hpt domain-containing protein, with the protein MVSSDLLDLTTLQNLVELDDGAHGLVSEMIGIFQDDTPRRIQAILQAIAQQDAEALSRAGHALKGGAGALGAKTLRTLGAELEQLGRGGSVDAGADLPVRLEAAFQASLAALESFVRDGEANRT; encoded by the coding sequence ATGGTCTCATCCGACCTCCTCGACCTGACCACCCTCCAGAACCTGGTGGAGTTGGACGATGGCGCCCATGGCCTGGTGTCGGAAATGATCGGCATCTTCCAGGACGACACGCCCCGTCGCATCCAGGCCATCCTCCAGGCCATCGCCCAGCAGGATGCCGAGGCGCTCTCCCGGGCCGGGCACGCCCTCAAGGGGGGCGCCGGAGCCCTGGGCGCCAAGACCCTCCGCACCCTGGGCGCGGAGCTCGAGCAGCTGGGCCGCGGCGGCTCCGTGGATGCCGGTGCAGACCTGCCGGTGCGGCTGGAGGCGGCCTTCCAGGCGAGTCTGGCCGCCCTGGAGAGCTTCGTGCGCGACGGCGAGGCGAATCGGACCTGA
- a CDS encoding transglycosylase SLT domain-containing protein produces the protein MVRAALILALAALAPAQMLGARAPKAGRASTKPGVTYLYTYYDRQGRLVINNLPPSYMKGQGLVLKHVGVGKVRLAITTAEMARALKSPELIAMVDEIASAEGVDMHLARAIIQAESAFNYKARSKAGALGLMQLMPSTAERFGVVDPFDPRQNISGGVKYLKWLHDYYQGDLTRVVAAYNAGEGAVNRHKGVPPFRETRAYVPKVLDLYQRKAVQPDPKLAGSMGLLQKGRGGFKVEEQKTVPEPTVQQRAATRIYQWTDANGRVQISDQPPPKGTASVKSFGEP, from the coding sequence ATGGTCCGCGCTGCCCTGATCCTCGCCCTCGCCGCCCTGGCGCCAGCTCAGATGCTGGGCGCCAGGGCGCCGAAGGCCGGGCGGGCGTCCACGAAGCCCGGCGTCACCTACCTCTACACCTACTACGACCGGCAAGGCCGCCTGGTGATCAACAACCTGCCCCCCAGCTACATGAAGGGGCAGGGGCTGGTGCTGAAGCATGTGGGCGTGGGCAAGGTGCGGCTCGCGATCACCACCGCGGAGATGGCCCGGGCCCTCAAGAGCCCGGAACTCATCGCGATGGTGGACGAGATCGCCTCCGCCGAAGGCGTGGACATGCACCTGGCCCGCGCCATCATCCAGGCCGAGAGCGCCTTCAACTACAAGGCCCGCTCCAAGGCCGGGGCCCTGGGCCTCATGCAGCTGATGCCCTCCACGGCGGAGCGCTTCGGCGTCGTGGATCCCTTCGATCCGCGCCAGAACATCTCCGGCGGCGTGAAATACCTCAAGTGGCTCCACGACTACTACCAGGGGGACCTCACGCGGGTGGTGGCGGCCTACAACGCCGGCGAAGGCGCGGTGAACCGCCACAAGGGCGTCCCGCCCTTCCGCGAGACCCGGGCCTATGTCCCGAAGGTGCTGGATCTCTACCAGCGCAAGGCCGTGCAACCTGATCCCAAGCTGGCGGGCAGCATGGGGCTGCTCCAGAAGGGCCGGGGCGGCTTCAAGGTCGAGGAGCAGAAGACCGTGCCGGAGCCCACGGTTCAGCAGCGGGCGGCCACGCGCATCTACCAGTGGACCGATGCCAACGGCCGGGTCCAGATCAGCGACCAGCCCCCGCCCAAGGGCACCGCCAGCGTGAAATCCTTCGGGGAGCCCTGA
- a CDS encoding methylmalonyl-CoA mutase family protein, with amino-acid sequence MTTLTASETAAVLPEGYLPRHKVRFVTAASLFDGHDASINIMRRILQATGCEVIHLGHNRSVLDVVETAIQEDAQGIAVSSYQGGHVEYFKYMVDLLRERGAGHIQVFGGGGGAISPEEVRELEAYGVARLYSPEDGRHMGLQGMIDDMVRRCDIDPRTTPEFHRLARRITRIELGDASALPAGHPPQATAVLGITGTGGAGKSSLIDELLRRFLVDFPDKRVAVLSVDPTKRKTGGALLGDRIRMNSLYHPELRDRVFMRSLATRSAAHRATSEALVASIAAAKAEGFDLVIVETAGIGQSDSEISDLVDLSMYVMTPEYGAASQLEKIDMLDFADLVVLNKADKRGAEDALRDVRKQYQRAHKRFSEPAEEMPVYATCASQFNDPATNWLFVNLVKTIAAKTGLAWVSRLEAVAGNPRRAAIIPPERVRYLAEIADAVQGYKAWARRQMETAELAHALWTSLVALGDKVPPAGSFYDAAHLVEPAEGDQGVAILLLRQRYQEHLGELHAESRRLIRDWSELKRSYTEPENVYVVRGKEIRTANYTVSLSGTLVPKVALPPHSGWGELLRWQLLENLPGRFPFTAGVFEYKRVGEDPTRMFAGEGTPERTNKRFHFVSKGQPAVRLSTAFDSVTLYGEDPHGRPDIYGKVGNSGVSVCTVDDAKKLYSGFDLLCPTTSVSMTINGPAPTMLAFFLNAAIDQRAEAWLKEHGQLEAAQAKIEGMYAAKGLSRPRYEGALPEGNDGLGLALLGVTADEILPPEVYAKLRTEALQTVRGTVQADILKEDQAQNTCIFSTEFSLKVMGDIQSTFIEEKIRNFYSVSISGYHIAEAGANPISQLAFTLANGFTFVEYYLSRGMHIDDFAPNLSFFFSNGLDPEYSVIGRVARRIWAVAMKEKYGANDRSQKLKYHIQTSGRSLHAQEIDFNDIRTTLQALYAIYDNCNSLHTNAYDEAITTPTEESVRRAIAIQLIINRELGQAKNENPLQGAFYIEQLTELVEEAVLLEFRRIADRGGVLGAMETMYQRGKIQEESMQYEHLKHSGELPIVGVNTFLNPQPPELGTPELIRSTEAEKQQQIRNLSAFHARNADRAPAALNRLKDLARANGNLFDALLDAAKVCSLGQISQALYEVGGQYRRNM; translated from the coding sequence ATGACCACACTCACCGCATCCGAGACCGCCGCCGTCCTGCCCGAAGGCTACCTGCCCCGACACAAGGTGCGCTTCGTCACTGCCGCCAGTCTCTTCGACGGGCACGACGCCAGCATCAACATCATGCGACGCATCCTCCAGGCCACGGGCTGCGAGGTGATCCACCTGGGCCACAACCGCTCCGTGCTGGATGTGGTGGAGACCGCCATCCAGGAGGATGCCCAGGGCATCGCGGTGTCCAGCTACCAGGGCGGCCATGTCGAGTACTTCAAGTACATGGTGGACCTGCTGCGGGAGCGCGGCGCGGGCCACATCCAGGTCTTCGGCGGCGGCGGCGGCGCCATCTCGCCCGAGGAGGTCCGGGAGCTGGAAGCCTATGGCGTGGCTCGTCTCTACAGCCCCGAGGATGGCCGCCACATGGGCCTGCAGGGCATGATCGACGACATGGTGCGCCGGTGTGACATCGACCCCCGCACCACCCCCGAGTTCCATCGCCTGGCCCGCCGCATCACCCGGATCGAGCTCGGCGATGCCAGCGCGCTTCCCGCAGGCCACCCACCCCAGGCGACGGCGGTCCTCGGCATCACTGGCACGGGCGGCGCGGGCAAGTCCTCGCTCATCGACGAACTGTTGCGCCGCTTCCTGGTGGATTTCCCGGACAAGCGGGTGGCCGTGCTCAGCGTCGATCCCACCAAGCGCAAGACCGGCGGCGCCCTGCTGGGCGACCGCATCCGCATGAACTCGCTGTACCACCCCGAGCTGCGCGACCGGGTCTTCATGCGCAGCCTGGCCACCCGCAGCGCGGCTCACCGTGCCACCAGCGAGGCCCTGGTGGCCAGCATCGCCGCCGCCAAAGCCGAGGGATTCGACCTGGTGATCGTGGAGACCGCGGGCATCGGCCAGAGCGATAGCGAGATCTCGGACCTCGTGGATCTGTCCATGTATGTGATGACGCCGGAATATGGCGCCGCCAGCCAGCTCGAGAAGATCGACATGCTGGATTTCGCCGACCTCGTGGTGCTGAACAAGGCGGACAAGCGCGGCGCCGAGGACGCCCTGCGCGATGTGCGCAAGCAGTACCAGCGGGCCCACAAGCGCTTCAGTGAGCCGGCGGAGGAAATGCCGGTCTATGCCACCTGCGCCAGCCAGTTCAACGACCCCGCCACCAACTGGCTCTTCGTGAATCTGGTGAAGACCATCGCCGCGAAGACCGGACTGGCTTGGGTCTCGAGGCTCGAGGCCGTGGCGGGGAATCCCCGGCGGGCCGCCATCATCCCCCCGGAGCGCGTGCGCTACCTGGCCGAGATCGCCGACGCGGTGCAAGGCTACAAAGCCTGGGCCCGCCGCCAGATGGAGACCGCGGAGCTGGCCCACGCCCTGTGGACGAGTCTTGTGGCCCTGGGCGACAAGGTGCCGCCAGCAGGGAGCTTCTACGATGCCGCACACCTCGTGGAACCCGCCGAAGGGGATCAGGGCGTGGCCATCCTGCTGCTCCGCCAGCGTTACCAGGAGCACCTGGGGGAACTGCACGCCGAAAGCCGCCGCCTCATCCGCGACTGGTCGGAATTGAAGCGCAGCTATACCGAGCCTGAGAATGTCTATGTGGTACGAGGCAAGGAGATCCGAACCGCGAACTACACGGTGTCTCTCAGCGGTACCCTGGTGCCGAAAGTCGCCCTGCCGCCCCATTCGGGGTGGGGCGAGCTGCTGCGCTGGCAGCTGCTGGAGAACCTGCCGGGACGCTTCCCCTTCACGGCCGGCGTCTTTGAGTACAAGCGCGTGGGCGAGGATCCCACCCGCATGTTCGCGGGCGAGGGCACGCCCGAGCGCACCAACAAGCGCTTCCACTTCGTGAGCAAGGGCCAGCCCGCGGTCCGTCTCAGCACGGCCTTCGACAGCGTCACCCTCTACGGGGAGGATCCCCACGGCCGCCCCGACATCTACGGCAAGGTGGGCAACAGCGGCGTGTCCGTCTGCACGGTGGACGATGCGAAGAAGCTCTACTCGGGCTTCGACCTGCTCTGCCCCACCACCAGCGTGAGCATGACCATCAACGGCCCCGCGCCCACGATGCTCGCTTTCTTCCTCAATGCGGCCATCGACCAGCGGGCCGAGGCCTGGCTGAAGGAGCATGGCCAGCTCGAAGCGGCCCAGGCGAAGATCGAGGGGATGTACGCGGCGAAGGGCCTGTCGCGCCCCCGCTACGAAGGCGCCCTGCCCGAGGGCAACGACGGCCTCGGGCTCGCCCTGCTGGGCGTCACCGCGGACGAGATCCTGCCGCCGGAGGTCTACGCGAAGCTCCGTACCGAGGCTCTGCAGACCGTGCGGGGCACGGTGCAGGCAGACATCCTCAAGGAAGATCAGGCCCAGAACACCTGCATCTTCAGCACGGAATTCAGTCTCAAGGTCATGGGGGACATCCAGTCCACCTTCATCGAGGAGAAGATCCGCAATTTCTATTCGGTGAGCATCAGCGGCTACCACATCGCCGAGGCCGGGGCGAACCCCATCAGCCAGCTGGCCTTCACCCTGGCCAACGGCTTCACCTTCGTCGAGTACTACCTCTCCCGCGGCATGCACATCGACGACTTCGCGCCGAACCTCAGCTTCTTCTTCAGCAACGGGCTCGATCCGGAATACAGCGTCATCGGCCGCGTGGCCCGGCGCATCTGGGCCGTGGCCATGAAGGAGAAATACGGCGCCAACGACCGCAGCCAGAAGCTGAAGTACCACATCCAGACCTCGGGCCGCTCGCTCCACGCCCAGGAAATCGACTTCAACGACATCCGCACCACCCTGCAGGCCCTCTACGCAATCTACGACAACTGCAACAGCCTGCACACCAACGCCTACGACGAGGCCATCACCACGCCCACGGAAGAAAGCGTGCGCCGGGCCATCGCCATCCAGCTCATCATCAACCGCGAGCTGGGCCAGGCGAAGAACGAGAACCCGCTGCAAGGCGCCTTCTACATCGAGCAGCTGACGGAGCTGGTGGAAGAGGCCGTGCTGCTCGAGTTCCGCCGCATCGCCGACCGCGGCGGCGTGCTGGGGGCCATGGAGACCATGTACCAGCGGGGCAAGATCCAGGAAGAATCCATGCAGTACGAGCACCTCAAGCACAGCGGGGAACTGCCCATCGTGGGGGTGAACACCTTCCTGAATCCCCAGCCGCCCGAGCTGGGCACGCCCGAACTGATCCGCAGCACTGAGGCGGAGAAGCAGCAGCAGATCCGGAACCTCAGCGCTTTCCATGCCCGCAATGCCGACCGGGCCCCCGCGGCGCTGAACCGCCTGAAGGACCTGGCCCGCGCCAACGGCAACCTTTTCGACGCCCTGCTCGATGCCGCCAAGGTCTGCAGCCTCGGCCAGATCAGCCAGGCCCTCTACGAAGTGGGCGGCCAGTACCGGCGGAACATGTGA